The following are encoded together in the Myxocyprinus asiaticus isolate MX2 ecotype Aquarium Trade chromosome 7, UBuf_Myxa_2, whole genome shotgun sequence genome:
- the hpxb gene encoding hemopexin isoform X1: protein MKVLFLSLYVCLAISLNHVAQAHHAVTMAADEPEGHSHSKVGDQHDVKLDRCEGIEFDAITPDEKGNTFFFKGDHLWKGFSGPAELLNTTFQELYDYHHLGHVDAAFRIHHQDDPKAHDHIFFFLDDKVFSYYNYTLEKGYPVKIQQEFPGVPSHLNAAVECPNGECITDSVLFFKGNEVYNFDIKTKSVKKKVWSHLPNCTSAFRWLEHYYCFHGHHFTRFHPVSGEVTGTYPKDARKYFMRCGEGFGHGAGFRKLRCSETKLNAITTDDKGRSYAFIDSNYMRLDTHRDGSHPFPIARSWKEIAGGVDAVFSYGDNMYIIQGDQIYIYKSAAHYTLIEGYPKPLKEELGIEGPVDAAFLCANQHIVHIIQGQKMYDIDLAATPRAVKQERFIPFPEVDAGLCDADGVKVFIGSEYYVYKSPMILALSKIRPQPHKISPDKFGCEE from the exons ATGAAAGTGCTCTTTCTTTCCCTGTATGTGTGCTTGGCTATTTCTCTGAACCATGTGGCTCAAGC CCACCATGCTGTCACCATGGCAG CAGATGAACCTGAGGGCCATTCACATTCTAAAGTGGGGGACCAACATGATGTAAAACTTGACCGCTGTGAAGGAATTGAGTTTGATGCTATTACCCCAGATGAAAAAGGAAACACTTTCTTTTTTAAAG gtgACCATCTATGGAAAGGTTTCTCTGGGCCAGCTGAGCTCTTAAATACCACATTCCAAGAACTGTATGATTATCATCACCTGGGTCATGTTGATGCAGCCTTTCGCATACACCATCAGGATGATCCTAAAGCTCATGACCACATCTTCTTTTTCCTG gatgacaAAGTGTTTAGCTATTACAACTATACTCTGGAAAAAGGCTATCCTGTAAAGATCCAGCAGGAGTTTCCTGGTGTCCCCAGCCACTTAAATGCTGCTGTTGAGTGCCCAAATGGAGAATGCATCACCGATTCAGTGCTGTTCTTCAAAG GAAATGAAGTTTATAACTTTGACATCAAGACAAAGTCAGTCAAGAAGAAGGTGTGGAGTCACTTGCCAAACTGCACATCTGCATTCCGCTGGCTAGAGCACTATTACTGTTTCCATGGTCACCACTTCACCAGATTCCATCCTGTTTCTGGGGAAGTGACAGGAACATATCCAAAGGATGCTCGAAAATATTTTATGAGGTGTGGCGAAGGATTTG GTCATGGAGCTGGTTTCAGAAAGCTGCGCTGCAGTGAGACCAAGCTGAATGCAATCACCACAGATGATAAAGGGAGATCTTATGCATTCATTG ATTCAAATTATATGCGTTTGGACACACACCGTGATGGCAGTCACCCTTTTCCTATTGCCAGGTCATGGAAGGAAATTGCTGGTGGAGTGGATGCAGTTTTTTCTTATGGTGATAATATGTATATCATCCAG ggtgATCAAATCTATATCTACAAGTCAGCAGCCCATTATACTCTCATAGAGGGCTACCCTAAACCTCTGAAGGAAGAGCTGGGCATTGAGGGTCCTGTGGATGCAgcatttttgtgtgcaaatcagCACATTGTACACATCATACAAG GTCAAAAGATGTATGACATCGATCTTGCAGCAACTCCTCGAGCTGTTAAACAGGAGAGGTTTATTCCTTTTCCAGAAGTTGATGCAGGCCTTTGTGATGCTGATGGCGTAAAGGTGTTTATTGGTTCAGAATACTATGTGTATAAAAGCCCGATGATTCTGGCTCTGAGCAAGATCAGACCTCAACCTCATAAGATCTCCCCAGATAAATTTGGCTGTGAAGAATAA
- the hpxb gene encoding hemopexin isoform X2 — protein MKVLFLSLYVCLAISLNHVAQAHHAVTMADEPEGHSHSKVGDQHDVKLDRCEGIEFDAITPDEKGNTFFFKGDHLWKGFSGPAELLNTTFQELYDYHHLGHVDAAFRIHHQDDPKAHDHIFFFLDDKVFSYYNYTLEKGYPVKIQQEFPGVPSHLNAAVECPNGECITDSVLFFKGNEVYNFDIKTKSVKKKVWSHLPNCTSAFRWLEHYYCFHGHHFTRFHPVSGEVTGTYPKDARKYFMRCGEGFGHGAGFRKLRCSETKLNAITTDDKGRSYAFIDSNYMRLDTHRDGSHPFPIARSWKEIAGGVDAVFSYGDNMYIIQGDQIYIYKSAAHYTLIEGYPKPLKEELGIEGPVDAAFLCANQHIVHIIQGQKMYDIDLAATPRAVKQERFIPFPEVDAGLCDADGVKVFIGSEYYVYKSPMILALSKIRPQPHKISPDKFGCEE, from the exons ATGAAAGTGCTCTTTCTTTCCCTGTATGTGTGCTTGGCTATTTCTCTGAACCATGTGGCTCAAGC CCACCATGCTGTCACCATGGCAG ATGAACCTGAGGGCCATTCACATTCTAAAGTGGGGGACCAACATGATGTAAAACTTGACCGCTGTGAAGGAATTGAGTTTGATGCTATTACCCCAGATGAAAAAGGAAACACTTTCTTTTTTAAAG gtgACCATCTATGGAAAGGTTTCTCTGGGCCAGCTGAGCTCTTAAATACCACATTCCAAGAACTGTATGATTATCATCACCTGGGTCATGTTGATGCAGCCTTTCGCATACACCATCAGGATGATCCTAAAGCTCATGACCACATCTTCTTTTTCCTG gatgacaAAGTGTTTAGCTATTACAACTATACTCTGGAAAAAGGCTATCCTGTAAAGATCCAGCAGGAGTTTCCTGGTGTCCCCAGCCACTTAAATGCTGCTGTTGAGTGCCCAAATGGAGAATGCATCACCGATTCAGTGCTGTTCTTCAAAG GAAATGAAGTTTATAACTTTGACATCAAGACAAAGTCAGTCAAGAAGAAGGTGTGGAGTCACTTGCCAAACTGCACATCTGCATTCCGCTGGCTAGAGCACTATTACTGTTTCCATGGTCACCACTTCACCAGATTCCATCCTGTTTCTGGGGAAGTGACAGGAACATATCCAAAGGATGCTCGAAAATATTTTATGAGGTGTGGCGAAGGATTTG GTCATGGAGCTGGTTTCAGAAAGCTGCGCTGCAGTGAGACCAAGCTGAATGCAATCACCACAGATGATAAAGGGAGATCTTATGCATTCATTG ATTCAAATTATATGCGTTTGGACACACACCGTGATGGCAGTCACCCTTTTCCTATTGCCAGGTCATGGAAGGAAATTGCTGGTGGAGTGGATGCAGTTTTTTCTTATGGTGATAATATGTATATCATCCAG ggtgATCAAATCTATATCTACAAGTCAGCAGCCCATTATACTCTCATAGAGGGCTACCCTAAACCTCTGAAGGAAGAGCTGGGCATTGAGGGTCCTGTGGATGCAgcatttttgtgtgcaaatcagCACATTGTACACATCATACAAG GTCAAAAGATGTATGACATCGATCTTGCAGCAACTCCTCGAGCTGTTAAACAGGAGAGGTTTATTCCTTTTCCAGAAGTTGATGCAGGCCTTTGTGATGCTGATGGCGTAAAGGTGTTTATTGGTTCAGAATACTATGTGTATAAAAGCCCGATGATTCTGGCTCTGAGCAAGATCAGACCTCAACCTCATAAGATCTCCCCAGATAAATTTGGCTGTGAAGAATAA